The following is a genomic window from Canis lupus baileyi chromosome 18, mCanLup2.hap1, whole genome shotgun sequence.
TGCAAGTTAAGTACTGTATATGTTGTAAAGTagtgatttaatttcattatctgcatgtggatatccagttgctGTTGTTTCCTTTCATCTCTGGTAGATTTGGTTCTTTAGGACATctttaaaacattcatttaatccatggtgcacctgggtggctcagtcagttaagcatttgactcttggttgcAACCCAGGtgatgatcttagggtcctgagatctaggtGCATGTTGAGTCCCACACAGTGTCCCCAGTCAGGAAGAAGTGTACTCCTTCTCTCTCATTACTCAACCTGTCCCTCATTCCTATGCAGCATCTCTctaaaaattaagtaatatatattaataaaaaacttTTCCTTAACCTTTTTAtcatatacataataaataaataaataataataataaatatataaatatataaatgtatatatatatgggtttAGATAAACAGATTTGCCAAAGAATCTCTTTCTAGCTGAgatgtccttttatttattttttaataataaatttattttttattggtgttcaatttgccaacatacagaataacacccagtgctcatcccgtcaagtccttttatttatttaatggtgTTGATAATGTAAATTAATAACATTTCATGTTTCTTTAAACATATGAGTCCTATTAaatatttctgcattttaatataatataatgaacTTTAGTTCATTTTGTATTCCTGTGTGAGTGTGACAATATGTCTTTCTGTGTGTGCATTTATGTATGAATAATCCTGTCTCATGTGGATAATTACTAAAAACTTGGCATCATTTGGATCTAGGAAATATTTAAGTCTGAAATACCTACTGTATAGAGCTCGTTCACTTATGATGTCAGTGGAGAATTCCTCCTCCGACCTCAATGAGTCttggatattatttccttttatttacacTTAAGTGACTTATTATTCCTTtatctaaattcatttattcgAAGAGTCATgaaagggattcctgggtggttttagcacctgccttcagcccagggcatgatcctggagtcccaggatcgagtcccacatcaagtttcTGCATGGagactgattctccctctgcctgtgtctctgcctctcaatctctctctctctctctctgtgtgtgtgtgtgtgtgtgtctcatgaataaataaataaaatcttaaaaaacaaagggtCATGAAATATTTGATCTCTCACTATGCCCTTTGACACTTGTTCTATTTTgacttatatattttatcaccataatatttgtttattaagagggagaaataacaaatatatgtGATGAAATACATACACTGATATAGAATTCGaaagttttaagtattttttttactcatatgtggaatttaacaaacaaaacgAATGATCATAAGGCCAAAAAAGAAACTGTGAGgtgtaaaccaagaaacagactactaactatggagaacaaagggatggctaccagaggggagctGAGTtgggagaatgggtgaaataggtgatgaggataaAGGAGTACACCTGCTGTGATGAGCAACAGGTGTtgtatcactatattgtacacctgaaactaatattacaccgtatgttagctaactggaatttaaataaaaactttaaaaaaagaaaagaaaaaatgagtaagacaaaGTTCTATAGAGTACTGTATGTCATATAAATGttagagaagcagagagacataAAACATATGGTATTTGGAGGAACTCTGGCAGATTTGTGAAACGTACCAAGAGTGTGGTGTATAGATATTTAGTTGAAGGGTCTACTTGAACTGTATCACTTAGAAACTGGTGGAGGATGgccagcccaggtgactcagcggtttagcggtgcattcagcccagggcgtgaacctggagacccaggatcgagtcccacatcaggctccctgcatggagtctgcttctctctctgcctctctctctctctgtctctctgtctttcatgaataaataaataaaaatatttaaaaaaagaaactggttgAGGAGACAGAAGAGAATGACTTTGCATAAATAGTATGTGACAGTAAAGATTCAgtcaagatttaatttttttttaatttattttttattggtgttcaatttactcacatacagaataacctccagtgcccatcacccattcactcccaccccccgccctcctccccttctaccacccctagttcgtttcccagagttagcagtctttacattctgtctccctttctgaacaAATGATTCAGCAGTAATGTTACCTGACTGAAAGAATGTTTGATTTGATGCTACTGTGTAAAGAAAACTCTAGAAGGAAATATTGCTCCTCAACAGACACTGATAGGCTGCTCTGCTTTAGAAGTACATCTTAGACATCAAATAAagcatttattcttaaaataactaaatactCTGTGTATTTACATTGCtttttctatgcatatatttTGAATGAACGTCTGATTTCAGCAATACTTGTGTTTGTGTATGGCAGCAAAACATATATAtcctaattaattattaaaaaatatatatggcattttggggcacctgagtggctcagtggctgaacatgtgcctttggcttaggtcataatcctgggtTTCTAGGACtgattcccacatcaggatccccacatgGAGTCCGCTGCTCCCATGCTtatgtctacctctctctctctgtgtatcatgaataaatataaatatacacatatataaaaatatatatgtgtatatatatataaatgtatatatacgtgtatatatatgtacatatgtatatatatatagatatagtttatattttggttttccatgtttacacacacacacatggcaTTTTTAGTGACTTTAAAGATTTCCTGAAAAAGACATAGGCTAATAATACTTGCatctgcaaattttatttttcacagtaaaTAACAGCTGTATTagatgttgaaataaaaattactttttgtttATATCTGAAATCGAGATGTCCAATTTCAACTGTTTCTACAGCAAACTAACAGGAAAAAGATCACCTAAAAACATGGATCTTTTTTAAGGCGAGCTATACATGAATTTCACATTggcattttcttcagttttcaccTCAACTATCAGtacttaatagttttaaaaatcaaacataatTTGCTAATAATGAACAACTGCACACTTCATACTATGACCATTTGATAACTGGTcacatgaaaattttaaactctAGGTAACTAAATAAGTTTGTTTCAGTTTTCCAAAGTAGAAAAGTTCAATTATGCACTTAACGGCTGTATGATTAAATGATACAGTAAGACCAAAGTgacttatttaaaatactttctttttaatatttgatttactTTTCTGTCTGCTTTCAGGAAAATTATATCAATGTCCCATGGAAAACTATACTCAAACATCAACTGATTTCACCCTACTGGGCTTGTTCCCACCAACAAGAATTGGCCTGTTCCTCTTTATTGTCATCGTTCTCGTTTTCCTAATGGCTCTGTTTGGCAACCTGTCCATGATTCTTCTTATCTTCAGAGACACACATCTCCACACACCCATGTATTTCTTACTCAGTCAGCTCTCTCTCATTGACCTAAGCTATATCTCCACGATTGTCCCCAAAATGACCTACAATTTTGTGTGTGGAAACAAGTCTATCTCCTTCATTGGGTGTGGAGTTCAGAGCTACTTTTTCTTGACTTTAGCAGGTGCAGAAGCTTTGCTCCTGATATCTATGGCCTATGATCGTTATGTGGCTATTTGCTTTCCTCTTCACTATCCCATTCGTATGAGCAAAAAAGTATGCATGCTGATGATAACAGGATCTTGGATAATGGGCTCAGTCAATGCTTGTGCCCACACTGTATACGCCTTCCATATACCTTACTGTCGATCCAGGAACATCAACCATTTCTTCTGTGATGTCCCAGCCATGTTGACTTTAGCCTGCATGGACACCTGGGTCTATGAGTACACAGTGTTTGTGAGCACCATCCTCTTCCTTGCATTTCCATTCATTGGCATTGTATGTTCCTATGGCCGGGTCCTCCTAGCTATCTGCCACATGCAGTCcacagaagggaggaagaaggccTATTCCACCTGCAGCACCCACCTTACTGTAGTGACTTTATACTATGCACCTTTTGTTTACACATATTTATGCCCGAGATCCTTTCGATCTCCAACAGAGAACAAGGTCCTAGCTGTTTTCTACACTATCCTGACCCCAGTGCTCAACCCCATAATCTACTGCCTGAGAAACAAGGAGGTGATGGGAGCCCTGAGACGATTGATTCAGAGAATCTCCtttgttaaaatgtagataaaGCTTTTTACATATGTATGCAACATTGATTATAAGCCCATTCATTAGTgtacagtaattaaaatattatttttaagactttatttatttattcatgagagacacagaaagagagagggacagagacacaggcagagggagaagcaggcttcatgcagggagccagatgtggaactctatcctgggtcctcaggatcacaccctgggctgaaggtcatgctaaactgctgagccaccagggttgcccataaaatattattttatgcttACAGTGCTAGGACTAAATTTAGAAGATAAGATTATAACTAATGTTGGacacaattattttatattacctgcaagataatatatattaatatatattctcaCTCTGAAACTTACCTTTTCTTTCGTGTTACCCTTTCTCATGAATTTCCATTGCAATAATTGCTAACATGTtttcaatgaaactgaaaatgaaaatggttctttttcatttaaaaataaaaatgtaaattgttaATTGATGTTCTTCAACATAAGAGTTCaggtattttcaatttattttccaatacatttaaatggaaaaatatttgttcCTGAATTCTTAGATCTAATTGAAAGTCAGAAAACTTCTCATATCTTGTGACTAATCagttctagtttcttttttttcaacttgtGGCAACTTATCTTTAGAAAGATGTATCTGAGACTTAGAGATTCTAAAATCCTTATACCATTCTGAATAAAATATACTAAGTTTATGCTCCTCTTATGCGAGTGAATCCTAGAAAAGCGATTTCATATCATGTATTCTGAAAGATCAAGTATAAGGACTTGAATGTGTCAATAAATATCAAGAATTGTGAGGTCAATTATAAGCTGAGTGTATTGAAAGTTCAGTAGGGTTAGCAGTTTCAAGGAAATTCACCAATGGGAATGCTCTGACCATTTGCTCAATAGCCACTGCTATCCTTACACAAAATCATGTTCATCATGTGATAttttatttcccactcattatgtttcatagttttcctGAAACAGGTTAGTGGGAGGTCAACTTACATATACCAATTTTAGtccttgataaattatttttcaacacAGGAACTACTATCACATCTAATAAAAAACCCTCAGCTCAGGTGAACTTCCAACTCAAGTAGATTTTTATTACTTCTCATCACTGGTAACTGAAGAAATGATCTTTATTTTCCCTGATTTGGCAGAGAAGGTAGTGGTCATATCCCATGCTCTTTACAGGGTACAACACAGATGAAAATATGAGTTCTCATTTGcaaaaaaacctttttcttcaaaattaatttaCTACATATGAAATGCAATGCaatacccagggcaatttacacgtttaacgcaatccctatcaaaataccatggacttggACGCCCGCCTGCGCTGAGGGCCGAGTGGAGGGCGCGGGGCGGCCCGCTCGGCTCCTCTGCTCCCGCCTGGTGCTCAGGCCCAGCCGCTGCCGCCGCCGTGCACCCctcctggaggaggaagaggaggaggaggaggaggaggaggaggaggaaggaggcaggaggaggagttGCGGGAGAGGAGGGGCGAGCGGGGCAGTCGCGCGGTGCTGGGCGAGGAAGCAGAGCAGGCCACGCCGGGCATCACACTTGGAGACTGTGTTTGGGGAGAGGTGGTTATCCCATTGTCCTTGGGGGCAGACTGTttaatagagaagaaagaaagaagaaaagacggCATATCTCTGAAGGCCCGGGAGACAAACCGTTATCTGAGCATCAGTAAACCTGAAGACGTCACTATGCCATCCTGAAATTTTCCAACAGAGCATGGCTCCAAAGGGTCTATGAAGCTGGAAGAGTACCTAGACGCAGCATTGCAGCCCCTCCAGATGTGTGCGGAGAGTCTTCTGGAGAGAAGGTGATCC
Proteins encoded in this region:
- the LOC140609596 gene encoding olfactory receptor 2L5-like → MENYTQTSTDFTLLGLFPPTRIGLFLFIVIVLVFLMALFGNLSMILLIFRDTHLHTPMYFLLSQLSLIDLSYISTIVPKMTYNFVCGNKSISFIGCGVQSYFFLTLAGAEALLLISMAYDRYVAICFPLHYPIRMSKKVCMLMITGSWIMGSVNACAHTVYAFHIPYCRSRNINHFFCDVPAMLTLACMDTWVYEYTVFVSTILFLAFPFIGIVCSYGRVLLAICHMQSTEGRKKAYSTCSTHLTVVTLYYAPFVYTYLCPRSFRSPTENKVLAVFYTILTPVLNPIIYCLRNKEVMGALRRLIQRISFVKM